In Chanos chanos chromosome 14, fChaCha1.1, whole genome shotgun sequence, the sequence GTGCTAATCTCATAACaccgcgcacgcgcgcgcacacacacacacacactcacacacacacacacacacacacacacacacacactcacacatatgcacatatacacagacagttTTCACATGTAACCATACAATCAATATAGATCCACTACAGACTAATACAGACATATTCACTCATACAGCTGCACAATGCTAACAGTACAACCCCACGCTAGCACATCATGCATGCATtgcggacacacacagacatgcatctgcccacacactcacacacagagagataggcTTATTCTGGACGGCTAACTGTTCCGGACGTACGgcgtcacacaaacacactgcacgtatacgcacacacacccgcataGTGGGGAGTTAACGTGTACATGCTCACTGCTGAACATGCgctaacccacacacacacgttcaacAGCCATTTGGGTTTACACAGCATTCCTGTTCttacaggagtgtgtgtgtttgtctgtgtgtgtggtgtgcactgcttagaaaatgaaaacgGATGTAGTAGGTAAGAAAGTCGCCTCTTACttatcttcatcttcatttgtAAATTGATAAATTCAGTCTGCGTGTAATTTCACTTTAATCAAATAGAGGCACTATGGATATTACTGTTGCGTGtgcttattttgaaatgtatatgTGATATGTagcaaatatatttattaagTTTTTCCTTAGTCAGACTCAATGAGCTTACAATGCAGTTTTTACAATGCAAATTTAATTTAGATTTGTGACCATTGTCTCGTTGAGACAGTCCTTTGGTAAAATGCATTTTGagactttattatttattattcatttatttgtgttatttttttcaagACTATTAGCAAGTCTGGGGATTTTCAAGGGGCTAGAATTGGAGAGGATGCAAAGAGCTCATTACTTAGAACCTACCACCAATACCTGAGTGGTTAAACTATAGAAATGGCTTATGTTTGACTATGTGAggcttctcattttttttcagtgttgtaaCTTAGGCTGTTAGAGCATTGCTTATGCAGATGACTGTGGTTTGAGTGTGGAAAGATTAATTGAGAATTGCGGCATCAGATAAGCCCATGGAGTGGttagagacactgtgtgtgtagaaataATTTAGGATTAGATTGGGTGACTAATCTCTTTATAGTGAGTGTGCAGTCTCAGCAGGGATACTCAGAcatgggtttctctctctctctctctctctctctctctccctctctctctctctctctctctctctttctcactttcatGTCTTGTGTTTCTGGGagtttcttctccacttttctccatttttcccctcttttgCAAAAAGCCAAACTGTAAAGACATGGACATACGTGGCatttattgtatgtgtgtgtgtgtgtgtgtatgtgtgtgttaaaccaTTAAACGTTGCATGGTTATGTAATTATCCTGTTACTAGCACTGCTTCACTTCTAACACTTTTGCTTCGTATCCAGCAACTCATGAAAGTCCTCTTTATTcttagaacttttttttcataaccaaacaaacaaacaaacaaaaaaagcttaaGATACATTCAAATTTGGCAgcttttcttttaatcttttctgaTATTTGATAAAGTGCAACTGCATCATGTTCTGCTTTTGAAATTGCATTCCAAAGAAAGTCAGTTAAAGATCTGTTAAGTCTATTAGACTGATTGGATCTGACTGAGTAGTTCTGTCCTTAAACTTAACCCAGCGCACCCCCACAGTAatgttctctcttcttttgttaAGAAGAGgactaaaatgacaaaatgtcaaaatgtcttGACAAATTTCAACTCCCTGTTCCTGAACTCTCCAGCAGCCTTCGTGCAGCAGTTAGTCCCAGAGGGGAGTAGAGTAGCCAGGTTATGTCTCCTTTCTGAAGCAACTCTTGAGAAGGCCTCTTGTGGTGTTTGTCCATGAACAGTTGTGTAACCCTCTTCTTTTATCCCCCATTTGCAGCCCAAATCGAAGTTATACCGTGCAAAATCTGCGGAGACAAGTCATCAGGGATCCACTATGGAGTTATCACATGTGAGGGGTGTAAGGTGagctctgtctgcctgtctgtctatctatctgtatgtctgtctataTCCATACAATTCATTTCTTCCTAACGACAGAAATTCTTTAAAGCGAGGTATCGAGCGCTATATCGAATGTAACTGGAATGAGAAGTGGACAGGATTTGGTTTGTCCGTGTTGGtattaaagtatccctcctttTGTGTAATGTTCAGGGGTTCTTCCGGCGCAGCCAACAGAACAATGCCTCATACTCATGCCCACGTCAGCGGAACTGTCTGATCGACAGAACCAACCGGAACCGATGCCAGCACTGCCGGCTACAGAAGTGCCTGGCACTTGGCATGTCCAGAGACGGTGAGAATAGAGAATTAAATCTCATcaactcattttaaaaatcgCACCACCAACAATCAAAGTCATCGCGCAAGAAATCGCCACCCTTTATGCTAACTACTAAGCATCAAATGCTAAATTTTCAACTTTGATTTAGCaacacacatactgtttcaGTAACATCTTGCATTATTATGCAGGAAATCAGTATTATATCGGcgtatatttttaaatacattaacTCATGCATCAAACATATATATCGTTTTAGGAACACCTATTGATCCTCCAGAtcctttatttttgtctctttcttacttttttctcTTATCCCTTTACCCCTCTCCAGCGGTGAAATTTGGCCGCATGTCCAAGAAGCAGAGGGACAGCCTTTACGCTGAGGTCCAGAAGCACCAGCAGCGTTTGCAGgagcagcggcagcagcagaCGGGGGAAGCTGAAGCCCTGGCTCGGGTCTACTCCACCAGCCTAAGCAATGGTCTCACCACCCTTAACCACGAACTGGGCGCCACCTATGCCAATGGCCACCTTATTGACATGCCCAAAGGACAGGGAGGTACCGGGGCCAATCCAGGAGGGTTCTACAGTATGGAATCCACACAGCCATCCCCTGACCAATCAGGACTGGATATGGCAGGACTGAAACAGATTAAGCAGGAGCCCATCTATGACCTCACACCTGTGCCCAACCTCTTTAGTTATGGCTCATACCAGGATAGCCAGGTGGTCCCAGGAGTTCCTATGAGTGAACTAGGTATGGCCCAAAAaaactatctatctatttatctatttatctatctatctatctatctatctatctatctatctatctatctatctatctgtctatctatctatctatctatctgtctatctgtctatctgtctatctatctatctatctgtctatctatctatctgtctatctatctatctatctatctatctatctatctatctatctatctgtctatctgtctatctatctatctatctattcatgtgtccatccatccagccatccattggtccatccatccttccatctgGGTTAGCTCTCCAGCTAATCCTATTCAGTTTACAGATCAGTTAGTGAAATTAACAAGTTAATCACCAACCAATCATAGGTGATTATTCCGGTGTTtagctgtgtatgtgtctcatTGGCGTTGTTTTGCTCTTTAACAGACAGAATTGCCCAGAACATCATAAAGTCTCATTTGGAGACATGTCAGTACACAGCAGAAGAACTGCAGCAGCTTGCCTGGCAAACACACTCCTACGAGGAGGTTAAGATGTACCAAAGCAAGGTGAGTATGTCTTTCACCGAAGAACACGTCTGACCTCTACCTCTCCGGTTTTCACCACATTTTGTCTTGGTTTTTCTTCTGGAAGTTACATGTGGTAACCTAGCTTATTTATTCAAGACCAAAGTAATTATGTTAACCATCACAGAACATAACACACATGTactgtcactgttctctcaccTGTTTTCTATGTTCCATTGTTTCTTGCTGTCTTGTCGTCAACATCTCTCTATGGGTGAGCCATCAGCCCGAGGAGACATTATGGTTGTTTGTTGTAAATCTTGCTGAATGAGAGCATGAATAGAATACAAAGAGGTTAAGAAAAACGCAACTCCCTTTATCACTTTCTCATTGTCAATCagacacactccctctctctctctctctctctctctctctctctctctctctctggtcctctcctgtctttttccaTCCTGCCATTGTACCTCCTGTCTTTGTCTCCTCAATGGAAGCAGATTACCAATGCAGTTCAGTTCATTAGCGTATCTGTGGCACTTGAGCTGCGCCttctctaaatgttttaaagcattgatacagagagagagagagagagagagacagagagagagagagagagggagggagaacttAATGAAAGCCTCAGAGTACAAAAGGGAGGGGGTAGACCCACTTCATTCCTCTCTCATTTCCCTGTGTCAAATGGATTATAGCTAATTACAGTGAAGTCCTTTGAAACATGGTCTTCTTACAGGGCAGAACTACAGAGCACACAAAAGCAATTTGCTGATATCATATTTTTGGTATTCAGAGTGTTTCTGCATGGATATACCATAAATGGGAAAACTTCAcaaattcatccttttttttttctcggtctTGCCTTGGTGAACAGTacaaattcaaacagaaaatctAACATGCTTTTATCACAAAATTAAAGACATTTATCATATATGAGCCTAGTTCCTCTGCAAAGTCTGctaaacaaaatgtttgaaatcaaatgaaaggaTTTGTATCACACTTTAGCTAAGCTCAATTAGGAAACACAGCCTGACGTAGGgaactgttttcttctttgtgaTCTGCCCAGCTTAAATATATCTCAGGCTGTAGACTGATAACAAATGCTAAgtgatatggtgtgtgtgtgtgtgtgcgtgtgtgcgcgtgtgtatgcgcgtgtgcgttTTCTCCAGACACGAGAGGTGTTGTGGCAGCAGTGTGCAATCCAGATCACTCATGCTATCCAGTATGTTGTGGAGTTTGCCAAGAGAATCACCGGGTTCATGGAACTATGCCAGAACGACCAGATCCTTCTTCTCAAATCGGGTCAGTGAAGTACCTCATTCAGATAAGCAGTCAACAGGACCACCTAGTCCCCGCATGCGGACGCGCGCGGGGATGGAGGAATGTGACAAATCAAATAACTGCACATCGTAGAGACAGTAGCCTTGTAGCTTTTCTGATTTACAGATCTTGggtcatttgttttatttctagtcctttttctctcattctagCACGTTTTCACGTCAACCCAGTTCAATACAGAAATGTTtaacaaaacattcagtgaacTAATTCAAATCATCATCAGAAATTGCAATCAGAAAGGACATAAAACGCTATTGCTAATGTCACTATTattacaacagaaacaacaataatgctaaaaatactaataataattttccctctctcaggtTGTTTGGAGGTGGTGCTGGTTCGCATGTGCAGGGCATTTAACCCTTTGAATAACACAGTGCTGTTTGAGGGAAAATACGGAGGCATGCAGATGTTTAAAGCACTAGGTACCACAGGTCTTCCTTTTCTACCTACTTCCTGTTTTAGtctgaataaatgaatacagtAAACATGACTCTGTcgtggttttttggttttgtttggctCAGCGGCAGTGCTGGAAAGCTCCTGATAATTCAGATTTTTAagtggctaaaaaaaaaagaagaatagaaTTAGTAatgacagttctgtgtgtgtgtgtgtttgcatatgtgcttgcgtgtttgtaaatgtctcactctccttctttcatttgtttcattcattgactaattctcctttttctttctctcaaacgCTGTCCTCCCTCCAGGTTGTGATG encodes:
- the rorb gene encoding nuclear receptor ROR-beta gives rise to the protein MKTDVVAQIEVIPCKICGDKSSGIHYGVITCEGCKGFFRRSQQNNASYSCPRQRNCLIDRTNRNRCQHCRLQKCLALGMSRDAVKFGRMSKKQRDSLYAEVQKHQQRLQEQRQQQTGEAEALARVYSTSLSNGLTTLNHELGATYANGHLIDMPKGQGGTGANPGGFYSMESTQPSPDQSGLDMAGLKQIKQEPIYDLTPVPNLFSYGSYQDSQVVPGVPMSELDRIAQNIIKSHLETCQYTAEELQQLAWQTHSYEEVKMYQSKTREVLWQQCAIQITHAIQYVVEFAKRITGFMELCQNDQILLLKSGCLEVVLVRMCRAFNPLNNTVLFEGKYGGMQMFKALGCDDLVSAVFDFAKSLCSLQLTEEEIALFSAAVLISTDRPWLMEPRKVQKLQEKIYFALQHIMQKNHLDEDALAKLISRIPTLSALCTLHTEELQAFQQLHPETVNVLFPPLYKELFNPDAANTIPK